One Prevotella intermedia ATCC 25611 = DSM 20706 DNA window includes the following coding sequences:
- a CDS encoding 2-amino-4-hydroxy-6-hydroxymethyldihydropteridine diphosphokinase, with protein MKITISLGSNTEQQQHIKEAIERLKTMFSDITFTQPQWTEPVGVVSDRYLNCLANFTTSLSLQQLVQQLKDIETAMGDTHENHKQGIVLIDLDVIKYGDKEVKKIAWLQ; from the coding sequence ATGAAGATAACAATATCGCTTGGTTCGAATACCGAGCAGCAACAGCATATAAAGGAAGCCATTGAAAGACTGAAAACGATGTTTTCGGATATAACCTTCACACAACCGCAGTGGACCGAACCCGTTGGCGTCGTGTCGGACAGATACTTGAATTGTTTGGCTAACTTCACCACATCGCTTTCGTTGCAACAGCTCGTGCAACAGCTGAAGGACATAGAAACAGCAATGGGCGACACGCACGAAAACCACAAGCAAGGCATTGTGCTGATAGACTTAGATGTTATAAAATATGGAGATAAGGAGGTTAAGAAGATTGCTTGGCTGCAATAA